In one Tripterygium wilfordii isolate XIE 37 chromosome 22, ASM1340144v1, whole genome shotgun sequence genomic region, the following are encoded:
- the LOC119991892 gene encoding uncharacterized protein LOC119991892 codes for MATDQSMDRGHTTSGRGRVTRRGVSPPPIHHIPHGPSTQGPPLDKQGASGSSSQNIGVVPPQNSLILIRPISAALFDPFDVTRKISEIMKIKYERAVTQRSDFTPEEKECYFKEFKSKFTWDPAHDVAIKKLWNKKSGGLFWGMMHRARENPTKAVWIPTTVQSKLRRIWDRPEYKKQGNRGRKIEHLRIAVLTLWLYSSHGVLRWNLAGIPPRQRCLFALIEKRVRNN; via the exons ATGGCTACTGATCAGTCAATGGACCGTGGCCATACTACATCTGGTCGAGGTCGTGTCACTCGCCGCG GGGTTTCACCTCCTCCTATCCACCATATCCCACATGGGCCTAGCACGCAAGGCCCACCACTGGACAAACAAGGTGCCAGTGGCTCTTCGTCCCAGAATATTGGGGTTGTGCCTCCTCAGAATAGCCTTATCTTGATACGACCTATTTCAGCTGCTCT TTTTGATCCTTTTGATGTTACTCGGAAGATAAGCGAGATCATGAAGATCAAGTATGAACGAGCCGTGACACAACGGAGTGATTTTACTCCCGAGGAAAAAGAATGTTACTTTAAGGAGTTCAAG AGTAAATTTACATGGGACCCTGCTCATGATGTTGCAATAAAGAAACTGTGGAATAAAAAGAGTGGAGGATTATTTTGGGGCATGATGCATAGGGCACGAGAAAACCCCACCAAAGCTGTCTGGATCCCTACTACAGTCCAATCTAAACTTCGTCGTATTTGGGATAGACCAGAGTACAAGAAGCAAGGGAACAGGGGAAGAAAAATTGAGCATCTGAGGATAGCTGTTCTCACACTGTGGCTCTATTCCTCACACGGAGTACT AAGGTGGAACTTGGCCGGGATCCCACCAAGGCAGAGGTGTTTGTTCGCACTCATCGAAAAAAGAGTACGCAACAATTAG